One Gimesia aquarii DNA segment encodes these proteins:
- a CDS encoding ribonuclease E/G, whose translation MKKEMLINVLQPEESRIAIVEDGILEELYVERNSVENLVGNIYKGKVVNIEPSIQAAFVDFGVGRNGFLHVSDVEHQYYKHLTEAAEENGKPSRGRNPKGRRVNERSVANKPPIQEILKRGSEVLVQVIKEGIGNKGPTLSTYISIPGRYLVIMPGLQRVGISRKITDEDIRRQLRTILTKLAPPPGLGFIVRTAGIDRTAEDLRRDLNYLLRLWGTIVGRIKKLPAPVEIYSESDMMIRTIRDIYNKEIDALYIDEPTAYQRARDFMKVVLPKHVDRVKQYSGNDPIFYDSDLDDEICSIQNRHVPMKGGGSIVIDQTEALVAIDVNSGNYRADDNAEKTAFKVNMKAAEEISRQIRLRDLGGVIVIDFIDMREEKHRRQVERRLNELVKRDRARTKVLRISPFGLIEMTRQRIRPSLRRSMYEDCPSCRGTGQVKTAESMAIEVMRTLMKTINKKKISRIVLNVHETVANYLNNKRRKDITNLEESASTSIIINARTDVEPEHLIARCYDDIGNEVNF comes from the coding sequence ATGAAAAAGGAAATGCTGATTAATGTCCTCCAGCCGGAGGAAAGTCGAATCGCCATCGTTGAAGATGGAATTCTCGAAGAACTATATGTAGAACGTAACAGCGTCGAAAATCTGGTCGGTAACATCTACAAGGGAAAAGTAGTCAATATCGAACCAAGTATTCAGGCAGCATTCGTTGACTTCGGTGTAGGCCGCAACGGTTTTTTGCATGTCAGTGATGTCGAGCATCAATACTACAAGCATCTCACCGAAGCAGCCGAGGAAAATGGCAAACCATCGCGGGGAAGAAACCCAAAAGGTCGTCGGGTCAACGAAAGAAGTGTTGCCAATAAACCTCCGATCCAGGAAATTCTCAAGCGAGGTAGCGAAGTACTGGTACAGGTCATTAAGGAAGGGATCGGAAATAAAGGGCCAACCCTGTCAACCTATATCAGTATCCCAGGACGCTACCTGGTTATTATGCCGGGACTACAACGGGTAGGTATCAGCCGTAAAATTACTGATGAAGATATCAGACGACAGCTAAGGACGATTCTTACAAAACTTGCCCCCCCGCCCGGTCTCGGATTTATTGTTCGGACCGCCGGTATTGATCGAACAGCCGAAGATCTCAGACGCGATTTAAACTACCTGCTTCGCCTCTGGGGGACGATTGTAGGACGCATCAAAAAGCTGCCTGCTCCGGTGGAGATTTACTCCGAAAGCGACATGATGATTCGCACGATTCGCGACATCTACAATAAAGAAATTGACGCACTTTATATTGATGAACCTACAGCCTATCAACGAGCCAGAGATTTTATGAAAGTCGTGCTCCCCAAGCACGTTGATCGGGTAAAACAATACAGCGGCAATGACCCCATTTTCTATGACAGCGATCTTGATGATGAAATTTGCAGCATTCAAAATCGACACGTTCCCATGAAAGGCGGAGGATCGATTGTCATTGATCAGACAGAAGCTCTGGTCGCGATCGATGTCAACAGCGGTAATTACCGCGCAGATGACAACGCTGAAAAAACTGCGTTCAAAGTGAATATGAAAGCTGCAGAAGAAATCAGTCGTCAAATCAGACTCCGCGATTTGGGCGGCGTGATTGTGATTGACTTTATTGACATGCGAGAGGAGAAACATCGTCGTCAGGTAGAACGCAGATTAAACGAACTCGTCAAACGAGATCGAGCCCGCACCAAAGTCTTGCGAATCAGCCCCTTCGGCCTCATCGAAATGACGCGTCAGCGAATACGCCCCTCATTACGGAGAAGCATGTATGAAGACTGTCCTTCATGTCGAGGGACTGGTCAAGTGAAAACCGCCGAAAGCATGGCGATCGAAGTGATGCGAACTCTGATGAAAACGATCAACAAGAAAAAGATTTCACGGATTGTTTTAAATGTACATGAGACAGTGGCTAATTATTTGAACAATAAACGCCGTAAAGACATCACGAACCTGGAAGAATCAGCTTCAACCTCAATCATAATTAACGCACGTACAGACGTTGAACCAGAGCATTTGATCGCACGTTGTTATGACGATATTGGAAATGAAGTGAATTTCTAG
- a CDS encoding PTS sugar transporter subunit IIA — MKLTDFVVSDAIIPELNVTTKEEAIRTMVAGLKNAGSISVEDEEGIVSAILKREELGSTGIGNGVAVPHTKHSSVENLTAAVALSSEGVDFASLDGEDVYILFLLISPLDRPGDHLRGLENISRHLRNQNFCKFLRQSKNIKDIVELLNEADSNQLD, encoded by the coding sequence ATGAAGTTAACAGACTTCGTGGTTTCGGATGCCATCATTCCGGAATTGAATGTAACCACTAAAGAAGAAGCAATCCGCACGATGGTTGCCGGGCTTAAAAATGCAGGCAGTATTTCAGTCGAGGACGAGGAAGGCATTGTCTCCGCAATTCTAAAACGGGAAGAGCTGGGCTCTACCGGAATAGGAAATGGTGTTGCTGTACCTCACACCAAACATTCTTCCGTTGAAAATCTGACCGCTGCTGTTGCCCTGTCTTCGGAAGGTGTCGACTTTGCCAGCCTGGATGGTGAAGATGTTTATATTTTGTTTTTATTGATTTCACCTCTGGATCGTCCGGGGGATCACTTACGCGGATTAGAAAATATTTCCCGCCACCTGAGAAATCAAAACTTCTGTAAGTTCCTGAGACAGTCCAAGAACATTAAGGATATTGTTGAATTACTCAACGAAGCGGACAGTAACCAGCTGGATTAA
- a CDS encoding HPr family phosphocarrier protein, producing the protein MQESVCRQNVTVKMKQGLHLRPISEIVRISRNYACDFKISNGSRSGNAKEIYDLLELKAMPETELVLEANGDDANKLIEEIVSFFESGYKKFEETIDPSD; encoded by the coding sequence ATGCAAGAATCTGTTTGCCGTCAGAATGTCACTGTCAAAATGAAGCAAGGATTACATCTACGTCCTATTTCAGAGATTGTCCGAATTTCCCGAAACTACGCTTGTGATTTTAAGATTTCTAATGGAAGCCGGTCAGGGAATGCCAAAGAGATCTATGACCTCTTGGAGTTAAAGGCAATGCCTGAAACTGAGCTCGTTTTAGAGGCAAATGGAGATGATGCCAACAAACTCATAGAGGAGATTGTTTCGTTTTTTGAATCAGGATATAAAAAGTTTGAAGAAACGATTGACCCATCTGATTAA
- the rplU gene encoding 50S ribosomal protein L21, with product MFAVIEDGSHQYTIQEGDTLTIDYRATANEGDAITFESVLLANGGGASSIGAPTIEGASVEAEVVQPEVKGEKLEIQKLRRRKNSRRHTGHRQKYTTVRIKSITVPGLEVVETAAVEAAAEE from the coding sequence ATGTTTGCAGTAATCGAAGATGGCAGTCATCAATATACGATTCAGGAAGGGGACACCCTGACAATCGACTACCGTGCTACAGCGAATGAAGGTGATGCGATTACATTCGAGAGTGTTCTGCTTGCCAATGGTGGTGGAGCCAGTTCAATTGGAGCCCCCACAATTGAAGGGGCCTCTGTGGAAGCAGAAGTCGTTCAACCCGAAGTCAAAGGGGAAAAGCTCGAAATTCAAAAATTGCGACGTCGAAAAAATTCACGCAGGCATACTGGTCACCGCCAGAAATACACAACCGTTCGCATCAAATCAATTACTGTCCCTGGCTTAGAAGTCGTTGAGACTGCCGCTGTTGAGGCAGCCGCCGAAGAATAA
- a CDS encoding NAD(P)/FAD-dependent oxidoreductase, with amino-acid sequence MNELQSPGKETRSRQALIVGGGFAGLNAALQLGNVKGVEVTLVDRHNYHLFQPLLYQVAMAGLSPADIAAPIRSLLSAYQNISVLLGEAQSVDLAGQKVQFDFGELNFDYLVLACGATHSYFGHNEWEKYAPGLKTVAHATEIRKRVLSAFEHAERITDPDEQKKYLTYVIVGGGPTGVELAGAIGEMSRFTLSRDFRRINPSHTRVILVEAGPRILPMFSEQQSNRAARDLENLGVQIWTSSVVTNINEEGVELGEERINAATVLWAAGVEASELGKSGGMPVDNRGRVIVEPDLSIQDHPNVFVAGDQSSFTHQTGNTLPGTAPVALQQGTFIGKTIREELTGKPRSKFRFHDKGQMATIGRSRAIVELGRFKISGFIAWLAWLVVHIFYLTGFKNRVLVVMQWAWSYLSFRRGARLIVDRDSSSEPPKAPEAKPEEEVPVSSEP; translated from the coding sequence ATGAATGAATTACAGAGTCCTGGTAAGGAAACCAGGTCTAGACAGGCATTGATTGTTGGTGGTGGTTTTGCCGGCTTAAACGCGGCATTGCAATTGGGAAATGTCAAGGGAGTGGAAGTCACGCTCGTTGATCGTCACAACTACCATTTATTTCAGCCACTTTTGTATCAGGTGGCGATGGCAGGCTTGAGTCCTGCTGATATCGCAGCGCCAATTCGAAGTTTGCTTTCGGCTTATCAAAATATAAGTGTCTTACTGGGAGAGGCACAATCCGTGGATCTTGCCGGGCAAAAAGTCCAGTTTGATTTTGGAGAGCTGAACTTTGATTATCTGGTTCTGGCTTGCGGTGCGACGCACAGTTACTTTGGCCATAATGAGTGGGAAAAGTATGCACCTGGATTGAAAACCGTAGCGCATGCAACAGAAATTCGTAAGCGTGTACTTTCTGCATTTGAGCATGCAGAACGGATTACAGATCCTGATGAGCAAAAGAAGTATCTTACCTATGTCATTGTTGGCGGAGGTCCTACTGGTGTGGAATTGGCTGGTGCAATTGGAGAGATGAGCCGCTTTACACTTTCCAGAGATTTTCGTCGGATTAATCCCAGCCATACACGAGTCATTTTGGTCGAAGCCGGTCCTCGCATTTTGCCGATGTTTTCCGAGCAGCAGTCAAACCGGGCGGCTCGCGATCTGGAGAATCTGGGAGTCCAAATCTGGACTTCGTCCGTTGTGACAAACATCAATGAAGAAGGTGTTGAACTGGGTGAAGAACGAATCAATGCCGCTACTGTTCTCTGGGCAGCTGGCGTGGAAGCCTCGGAATTGGGTAAGTCGGGGGGCATGCCAGTTGATAACCGCGGACGTGTGATTGTGGAACCCGATTTGAGTATTCAGGATCATCCCAATGTCTTTGTTGCCGGTGATCAATCCAGCTTCACACATCAGACAGGAAACACTTTACCGGGAACAGCACCAGTGGCACTTCAACAGGGAACGTTTATCGGGAAAACAATTCGCGAGGAACTTACGGGAAAGCCACGAAGTAAATTCCGCTTTCATGACAAAGGGCAGATGGCGACAATAGGTCGCAGTCGAGCGATTGTGGAGCTGGGACGATTTAAAATTTCTGGATTTATTGCCTGGTTGGCCTGGTTGGTCGTTCATATTTTCTATCTGACCGGATTTAAGAATCGGGTGCTGGTCGTTATGCAATGGGCTTGGTCTTATCTCAGCTTCAGGCGGGGGGCACGTTTAATCGTTGATCGAGACTCGAGTTCGGAACCACCAAAGGCACCGGAGGCTAAGCCTGAAGAAGAGGTTCCTGTTTCTTCGGAGCCATGA
- the hpf gene encoding ribosome hibernation-promoting factor, HPF/YfiA family, translating to MQVAITCRHGSVSDGLRDYITEKSEKLLTYFERVTAIQVTIDQGQNQNRVEILVDAEHKHNFVAHAEGDEIKPNFHSALSKMEQQIKRYKEKIQDHRRDRPMNEVVENEISEAESE from the coding sequence GTGCAAGTTGCGATTACTTGTCGTCATGGTAGTGTTTCAGATGGTCTCCGTGATTATATTACTGAAAAGTCTGAGAAGTTACTGACGTACTTTGAGAGGGTAACTGCAATCCAAGTCACGATCGACCAGGGCCAAAACCAGAATCGAGTCGAAATTCTCGTAGACGCAGAACATAAACACAACTTTGTTGCTCATGCAGAAGGTGATGAAATCAAACCAAATTTCCATTCCGCGTTGAGTAAAATGGAGCAACAAATCAAAAGATATAAGGAAAAAATTCAGGATCACCGTCGCGACCGTCCCATGAATGAAGTCGTAGAAAATGAGATTTCGGAAGCAGAATCTGAATAA
- a CDS encoding diguanylate cyclase, translating into MNSPLIANSNTVQQQNSVHGSYNMDSSQILKQLLALSEEYEEFSLEGNESDDVDQVISRKHLRKLLTALQARDAATLCHSRRVAFLAKGIATNLGWEGIHLKRLEIAALVHDIGKIGVPDHILFKPGKLTSDEIELMSHYHNIGLDVLQACRTDHEVLTILSQTRYHFSGATNGYQYIGSDVHQGARILAIADAYDSLATDQVYRSGKKHDEIMSILMESAGTQFDGNIVCALSRWEQNEKEVFHDALLEVNRLYQPKPFSEQEAQEANLISNIFSYLFQIESLYDGVYIVNSDLQFVIFSPGLEKLADILATDVLGETWTSNSLPLTNKEGTSLTTAECSMNRVIANGKPMTTEYMLERPGGRLINIEVQSVPMFNDEGHLVGVAEIYRDLSRGLKRPQEFSDLKLAASMDALTSVANRGELETQLAIMLARINKEQNSPPLSIMFIDADHFKNINDTYGHSIGDDVLIELARLFQHETYSGELVGRYGGEEFVILCPETDLEHAVKKAERLRLAISNLKIENIIKTRLSASFGVAQAESGDTVESLFRRADKALYNAKETGRNRVCSLTNHQLLTGEEPAQVTCESTSDEMLFENTFNAFISSDIVVYKLGGFVNDNDAKLTEVNTSHAILRLGQTGLLPFWGKTDDRRPVEVEVEFGNFVKKTDGNKRSSTSQVEIKVRISPLGWVKQTTQFQQRANRVFRLLKNYFAAD; encoded by the coding sequence ATGAATAGTCCTCTCATAGCAAATAGTAACACTGTGCAGCAGCAGAATTCTGTGCATGGTAGCTATAATATGGACTCTTCTCAGATTCTGAAGCAACTCCTTGCACTTTCAGAGGAATATGAAGAATTTTCACTGGAAGGTAACGAATCAGATGATGTCGATCAGGTCATTTCTCGAAAACACCTGAGAAAATTATTGACGGCTCTGCAGGCGCGCGATGCTGCCACATTATGTCACTCCCGCCGTGTTGCTTTTCTGGCAAAAGGAATTGCAACGAATTTAGGCTGGGAAGGAATTCATTTGAAACGGCTGGAAATCGCAGCGCTGGTACACGACATCGGAAAAATTGGTGTTCCCGATCACATTCTCTTTAAGCCTGGTAAACTGACATCAGATGAAATTGAACTGATGTCACATTACCACAACATCGGCCTGGACGTCCTACAAGCCTGCCGTACTGACCATGAAGTTTTGACGATCTTATCGCAAACTCGCTATCACTTCAGTGGCGCAACAAATGGCTATCAATATATTGGTAGCGATGTCCATCAGGGAGCCCGTATTCTGGCGATTGCTGATGCCTACGATTCTCTGGCAACAGATCAGGTTTATCGATCTGGCAAAAAACATGATGAAATTATGTCGATTTTAATGGAATCGGCGGGAACACAATTTGACGGCAACATTGTTTGTGCGCTGTCGCGCTGGGAACAGAACGAGAAAGAAGTTTTCCACGATGCATTGCTGGAAGTCAATCGACTCTATCAACCCAAACCATTCAGCGAGCAGGAAGCTCAGGAAGCAAACCTGATTAGTAATATCTTCTCATATTTGTTTCAGATTGAGAGCCTGTATGATGGGGTTTATATCGTCAATTCTGATCTTCAGTTTGTGATATTCAGCCCGGGACTGGAAAAACTGGCTGACATCCTTGCAACAGATGTTTTAGGCGAGACGTGGACCAGTAACAGCCTGCCATTAACAAATAAAGAAGGTACGAGCCTAACAACTGCTGAATGTTCAATGAATCGAGTCATCGCTAATGGAAAACCGATGACCACAGAATATATGCTGGAACGTCCCGGTGGCCGGCTGATTAATATTGAAGTTCAATCGGTCCCCATGTTCAATGACGAGGGGCATCTGGTTGGTGTTGCGGAAATCTATCGAGATCTATCTCGCGGCCTAAAGCGACCACAAGAATTCAGCGATTTAAAATTAGCAGCCAGCATGGACGCGTTGACTTCGGTTGCCAATCGAGGTGAATTGGAAACTCAACTGGCAATTATGCTGGCTAGAATTAACAAAGAGCAAAATTCGCCCCCTTTAAGTATCATGTTCATTGATGCTGATCACTTCAAAAATATCAATGACACTTACGGGCATTCTATTGGCGATGATGTTCTGATCGAACTGGCACGTTTATTTCAGCATGAAACTTATTCGGGGGAACTAGTAGGACGCTACGGTGGGGAAGAATTTGTCATTCTTTGTCCTGAAACCGATCTGGAGCATGCGGTCAAAAAAGCAGAACGATTAAGGCTGGCTATCAGCAATTTAAAAATCGAAAACATCATTAAAACTCGTTTGTCAGCTTCATTTGGTGTCGCGCAAGCTGAGTCAGGAGATACGGTTGAAAGTCTCTTCCGTAGAGCAGACAAAGCCTTGTATAACGCAAAAGAAACGGGCAGAAATCGAGTTTGCTCCTTAACGAACCATCAACTACTTACAGGAGAAGAACCTGCTCAGGTTACATGTGAATCAACATCTGACGAAATGCTCTTTGAAAATACGTTCAACGCGTTCATCTCATCAGATATCGTTGTTTATAAGTTGGGCGGCTTTGTTAATGATAACGACGCTAAACTGACAGAAGTCAATACAAGTCACGCGATATTGCGCCTTGGCCAAACAGGTTTGCTCCCTTTTTGGGGGAAAACTGACGACCGTAGACCAGTTGAAGTCGAAGTCGAATTCGGCAACTTTGTAAAAAAAACAGACGGTAATAAACGGTCTTCCACTTCACAAGTTGAAATTAAGGTCAGGATTTCTCCGTTGGGATGGGTGAAACAAACCACTCAGTTTCAACAACGTGCCAATCGTGTTTTCCGACTTCTAAAGAACTATTTCGCTGCAGATTAG
- a CDS encoding FmdB family zinc ribbon protein, translating to MPTYVYEVINPDGTPGERFEVIQRMSDPVLTEHPKTGESVRRVISAAFISGKWSDSEAKRTLNDDKRLGDLGFTKYVKSSKGTYEKRAGDGPDLISSD from the coding sequence ATGCCTACTTATGTTTATGAGGTAATTAACCCGGATGGAACTCCGGGCGAACGATTTGAAGTCATTCAGAGAATGAGCGATCCTGTATTAACCGAACATCCCAAAACTGGTGAGTCCGTTCGCAGAGTGATTTCAGCTGCTTTTATTTCAGGAAAATGGTCTGACTCTGAGGCGAAGCGAACATTAAATGATGACAAACGTTTGGGAGACTTGGGCTTCACGAAATATGTAAAATCGTCAAAAGGGACTTACGAAAAAAGGGCCGGGGATGGTCCAGATCTCATTTCCTCTGATTAG
- a CDS encoding polysaccharide biosynthesis/export family protein: MSQQFNNAIFELKGSVRMLKLNESMLSIKWQIFCAPMLIMILNGCAAIHPIKGVPAQYLPTEYKAEKKSGKETIDLSLLRQPTPKHYLLDSGDVLGVYIEGVLGQFKDVPPVHFPQTQEVAPSLGYPIPIREDGTISLPLIGTVFARGLTLTQLEETIRRKYTSEKNILREGRDRILISLQKPRSYRVLVIRQENSNDVVGSDGNTLNIGRSKRGTGRVVNLPAYNNDVLHALAETGGLPGLDAENTIYIIRGGAHKLNNSICPQPIHTGSSKPHHLTSNQNIQQVSDTYTPIPQSPTPMESGFQVGQPLYSLDGGIDYDGYMTPSIINESTMQRSGIIKVPIRLSPGEQIHLTRDDIILHDGDVVFIESRDTEIFYTGGLLGGGQYTLPRDYDLDILGAISIAQASQNGGNTRSNGGPSGLNQDVTISASNAIILRQLPNGTQLPIKVDLYQAVRHPSQRVLIQPGDFVILQYTKSEAIAAFIERHLLEGALFGLAASNLQNNR, translated from the coding sequence ATGTCGCAACAATTCAACAACGCCATCTTCGAATTAAAAGGTTCGGTCAGGATGCTGAAACTTAATGAATCAATGCTTTCAATCAAATGGCAAATATTTTGCGCACCGATGTTAATTATGATTCTGAATGGATGCGCTGCGATCCACCCGATCAAAGGGGTTCCCGCTCAATACCTGCCAACCGAATACAAAGCAGAGAAAAAATCGGGAAAGGAAACCATTGACCTCTCTCTACTCCGACAACCGACGCCAAAACATTACCTGCTAGATTCAGGAGACGTTTTAGGCGTTTACATTGAAGGCGTGCTTGGTCAATTTAAAGATGTGCCACCGGTTCATTTCCCCCAAACTCAGGAGGTTGCCCCCTCACTTGGTTATCCCATTCCCATCCGTGAAGATGGTACGATCTCACTTCCATTGATCGGAACTGTCTTTGCCAGAGGGTTGACACTCACGCAACTCGAAGAAACGATTCGTCGCAAATACACAAGTGAAAAAAATATCCTGAGAGAAGGACGTGACCGAATTCTCATCAGTCTCCAGAAACCACGATCGTACCGCGTTCTGGTCATTCGACAGGAAAACTCCAATGACGTTGTAGGTAGCGATGGAAACACATTGAATATTGGTAGATCGAAACGGGGTACAGGCCGCGTGGTCAACTTACCGGCATACAACAACGACGTTCTACATGCGTTGGCCGAAACAGGCGGACTTCCCGGATTGGACGCAGAAAATACGATATATATCATTAGAGGTGGTGCACACAAATTAAATAATTCGATCTGTCCACAGCCCATTCATACGGGTTCCAGCAAGCCCCATCACCTGACATCCAACCAGAACATTCAACAGGTTTCTGATACTTATACGCCGATTCCACAATCACCGACACCGATGGAATCCGGGTTCCAAGTAGGACAGCCGCTTTACAGTCTAGACGGTGGAATAGACTACGATGGTTACATGACACCATCGATCATTAACGAATCAACAATGCAACGCTCTGGAATTATCAAAGTTCCCATTCGCTTGAGTCCTGGCGAGCAGATTCATTTGACGCGCGATGATATCATTCTCCATGATGGCGATGTTGTCTTCATCGAATCAAGAGACACAGAAATATTTTATACAGGAGGTTTACTGGGTGGAGGCCAATACACGCTTCCACGTGATTATGACCTGGATATTCTCGGCGCTATCTCAATTGCACAAGCATCACAAAATGGAGGTAATACCAGATCCAATGGCGGGCCTTCTGGATTAAATCAGGATGTCACAATCAGTGCCAGTAATGCCATTATATTGCGGCAGCTTCCTAATGGGACACAACTGCCAATTAAAGTCGATTTATATCAGGCAGTGCGACACCCCAGTCAACGCGTTCTGATTCAGCCCGGGGATTTTGTGATCCTGCAATATACCAAGTCTGAAGCAATTGCGGCATTTATTGAACGCCATCTCCTGGAAGGTGCGTTATTCGGGCTCGCCGCTTCTAATTTGCAGAATAATCGCTAA
- the ptsP gene encoding phosphoenolpyruvate--protein phosphotransferase, giving the protein MLVKRGIAVSQGVNFGPALILGSEDFRIPRQFVSVNVIDTEIARLTSALDAVCEEIAENERLASDKLGKQYGAIFAAHLQMVSSPRLREEIETLIREKCYSPEHASSRVFRRYTKLVQHLGDNYLAERASDIIDLEKRLLKQLLGEKREELSNLTEPIIVLANNLTPSETASLTKEYVLGFATEVGGRTSHTAILAGALEIPAVVGLGEFLSDISGGDMVIVDGNNGEIIIDPDEETLAKYKDTGERQRSMAARLASRRKIRSETKDGTRVHVMGNIEFPNEVEHCTERGADGIGLYRTEFLYLQSNSEPTEQVHYDAYCRVIQAAKNRPIVIRTLDLGADKIPRGYRHLSKEGMNPALGLRSLRLSLRDLPLFKTQLRAIFRAAVHGDVRIMFPLISTLLEWRQAKMIVGDVFEDLEERGMEFNSNIPIGMMVEVPAAALLAEEFAEEVDFFSIGTNDLIQYTLAVDRSDPAVSSLYNSSDPSILRLIKMVVDAAKKKNIPVTVCGQMSSDLKSIPLLTGMGIRQISATPLAIPEVKEVIRHLTIERAEEIAAHAMTIDVARDVESYLRGELYKICPDLFDEELPL; this is encoded by the coding sequence ATGCTTGTTAAACGTGGAATTGCAGTTTCTCAGGGAGTGAACTTTGGCCCCGCGCTTATTCTGGGGTCAGAGGACTTTCGTATTCCGCGACAATTTGTGAGTGTGAATGTGATTGATACGGAAATCGCACGCCTCACATCAGCCTTGGATGCCGTCTGCGAAGAAATTGCCGAAAACGAACGGCTCGCATCAGATAAACTTGGAAAACAGTACGGAGCCATTTTTGCTGCACACCTGCAAATGGTTAGTTCGCCTCGATTACGGGAAGAGATCGAAACGTTAATACGTGAGAAATGCTACTCCCCAGAACATGCCTCCAGTCGCGTCTTCCGCAGATATACGAAGCTAGTCCAACATCTCGGTGATAACTATCTGGCAGAACGAGCCAGCGATATTATCGATCTGGAAAAACGACTCCTCAAACAGTTACTGGGTGAAAAACGAGAAGAGCTCTCTAATCTGACTGAACCGATTATTGTGCTCGCGAATAATTTGACCCCCAGTGAAACCGCAAGCCTTACTAAAGAATACGTATTAGGGTTCGCGACAGAGGTTGGTGGTCGAACCAGTCATACTGCGATTCTGGCAGGCGCACTTGAAATTCCTGCTGTGGTTGGCTTAGGTGAGTTCCTCTCAGACATCTCGGGCGGTGACATGGTCATCGTTGATGGGAATAACGGCGAAATCATTATTGACCCGGATGAAGAGACTCTTGCAAAATATAAAGATACGGGTGAACGTCAACGCTCAATGGCAGCGCGGCTGGCGTCGCGTCGAAAAATTCGTTCGGAAACAAAAGATGGAACTCGCGTTCATGTCATGGGTAATATTGAGTTCCCCAACGAAGTTGAACATTGTACTGAGCGTGGTGCTGATGGAATTGGCCTCTATCGGACAGAGTTTCTTTATCTGCAATCCAATTCAGAGCCTACTGAACAAGTCCACTATGACGCCTATTGTCGAGTGATTCAAGCGGCTAAAAATCGTCCCATTGTCATCCGGACACTTGATCTGGGGGCTGACAAGATACCGCGAGGCTATCGACATTTGTCTAAAGAGGGAATGAATCCAGCGCTGGGACTGAGAAGTTTAAGACTCAGTTTACGCGACTTACCTCTATTTAAAACTCAGCTTCGTGCTATCTTTCGTGCGGCTGTACATGGTGATGTACGCATTATGTTCCCACTCATTTCAACACTGTTGGAATGGCGACAGGCAAAAATGATTGTGGGTGACGTCTTTGAAGACCTTGAAGAACGGGGAATGGAATTCAACTCAAATATCCCCATTGGGATGATGGTAGAGGTTCCTGCTGCTGCACTTCTGGCTGAGGAGTTTGCTGAGGAAGTTGACTTTTTCTCCATTGGGACAAACGACTTAATTCAGTATACTCTAGCTGTAGACCGTTCTGACCCAGCAGTCTCATCTCTTTACAACTCATCGGATCCTTCGATTTTAAGGCTCATTAAAATGGTTGTAGATGCGGCAAAGAAAAAAAATATTCCGGTCACTGTTTGTGGTCAAATGAGTTCCGATCTGAAATCGATTCCTTTATTAACAGGTATGGGAATTCGGCAGATCAGTGCAACACCACTCGCGATCCCGGAAGTAAAAGAAGTAATACGACATCTGACAATCGAGCGGGCAGAGGAAATTGCAGCACATGCGATGACCATCGATGTTGCCCGTGACGTAGAAAGTTATTTAAGAGGAGAACTATATAAAATATGTCCTGATCTGTTTGATGAAGAACTACCTCTGTAA